The Herbiconiux sp. SALV-R1 nucleotide sequence CGTGCCCCGCCGAGCCACGCCATGGCGTTGGAGACGGGGTTCGAGTTGTAGCGACGAGCCATTCAGCGGCGACCTTTCGGGGAGGCGATCTCGGCCAGAACAGCGGATGCGCGCTCGACCGCACAGGCACGCCCTGACACGAGGAGCGAAGCTACTGCACGTGCATCCACGTTTCCTGGCACGTCGCTGTGCCCGGGTGGAGAGCGGCCGGCGCACGCGAACGCCCCCTCGCCCGGCGAACCGAAGGAGGGGGCGGTCGAGTCGAAGCCGGAGGGCAGTGGGCCTACTCGCCGTAGCCCGTCGGAGGCGTGAGCACGCCGCGCTCGATCAGCTTCTCGATGTTGTCGGCCCGGGTCTGGTGCTCGCGAGCCAGCCAGCCCTCGCTCGGAGGGGCGTCGAGGTACTGGTTCTTCGGGTAGATCGGCTGGTCGTAGATGGCCCGGTACTGCTCGGTGCGCAGGTCTTTGAACTGGTTGTAGAGACCGTTCGCCACGCGTGCCCGCCGCAGGGCCTCGATGTCGATCGTCGTGCAGACGAACGAGTCGCCCGTGGTCCAGCCGCGCTGCTGCGTGAGCACCTGGCCGCGCGGGCCGACGATCATCGACTGGCCGCCGAAGAGGTCTTGCACGCCGCCGTCTTCGCGGTACTCCGGCCCGAGGTTCGGCGCCACCACGTAGGCGGAGTTGAACATGGCGTGGGCGCGGTTCTGCAGCTCCCACATGCCGTTCTGCACGGCCGGCTCGATGAGGGTGGGGCGGATGATGATCTCCGCGCCGTTCATGGCGAGCCCGCGCGCCACCTCGGGGTAGACACCCTCGTGGCAGATGGCGATGCCGATGTTGCCGATCTCGGTGCGCGCCACCGGGAAGATGGCGTCCATCACGTTGCCGTTGCCCTTCTTCTCGATCCACTCGTCCCACACGTCGTGCGGGTTCATGTTGCCGAGCATGCCGCCCTCGTAGGCGTCGCTGGTGGCCTTGTAGCGCTTGTAGACGATCTCGCCCTGCGGGTCGATGATGAACGCCACGTTGAAGTGGCGGTCGGGGAAGTCGTCGTCTTTCACCATGTACAGCTCGGCCGCGATGTAGGTGTCGAGTTCGCGGGCCTTCTTGGCCAGCTCGTCGGTCTCGGGGCCGGGGATCGTCACGGCGAAGTGACGCTCCTTCTCGCGGTTGCCGGGGAAGTTGGCGATCATGCCCTGGATCGCCATCTCGGGAAGCACCACCAGTCGAACCGGGGAGCCTTCCCATCGACCCACCATGACGGCGGTGTCGATGAATTCGTTGATTCGCTTCACATTCGCCACACCATCGCCCGGATTCTTCACGGTGAAGGTTCGGGGCGACACTGCCACGACGACGAAGGGGTCGACCATGTTCGTGCTCTCTTTCCATGGGGAACGCGGAGCTGATCCGCGCTGATCGAATTGCGCTGGTGAGCGATCCGGAAGATCTGAGTTAGCGCTCACTCAGACTAGTCGCGTCGACGATGCCGCCGCAAGAGTGGCAGGCGAAAGCCACCCGACGGGTTGACGGCGGGAGCTTGTTAGCGCACTATCGGGATCAGCCCCGGCGCGCGGGCGCACTGGTCTGGCGCACCACCAGCTCGGGCTGGAGGAGCGGGATGACCTCGTCGGCCCCGCCCTTGATCATGGCCAGGATGCGGCTGACCGCCGTGTGACCGATCTGCTCGAAGTCGAGGGTCACGGTGGTGAGCGCGGGCCGGTAGTAGGCCGACTCCTTGACGTTGTCGAAGCCGACGACGCTGACCTGGCCCGGCACCTCGATGCCCGCCTCGTCGAGCGCCTTCACCACGCCGAGCGCGAAGGGGTCGTTGGCGGCGAATACGGCGGTGACCTCGAGGGTCTCGGCGATCATCCGTCCCACCCGGTAGCCCTCGGCCGCCGACCAGTCGGTGGTGGTGAAGGCGGGCGGCGCCACGCGGCCCTGGGCCGAGAGCTCCTCGGCCCAGCCGCGGGCGCGAGCGGTCGACGCCATCCATCCCTCGGGCCCCTGCACGTGCCAGACGGTCTCGTGTCCGAGCTCGAGCAGGTGCCGCACGGCCTCGCGCGCTCCGCGCACCTCGTCGATGGAGATGCTGGTGGCGCTCGCGGGCGTGCCCTGCTCGAAGGTGACCATCGGCACGCCGATGTCGAGACTCTGGATGACCGAGATGGCCTCGTAGAGCGGGGCCAGCACGATGATGCCGTCGACCGCATCCGGCCCCACCGATTCGAGGGCGGAACGGATGGCGTGGCGATCGAGCGACCCCAGCGTCACCAGGCGTGTGGAGTAGCCGTGCCGGCGGGCCTCCTCCGAGATTCCGTAGAGGGCGACCGACGGCCCCAGCACCGCGAGCTCGAAGCTCACGACGCCGATGGTCATCGTGCGGTTGCTCGCGAGGGCGGCGGCGGCCGGGTTGCGCCGGTAGCGCAGCTGCTCGATCGCGCGCTCGACGCGTTCGCGGATCTCGGGCGCGACGTTCTGCGCCCCGTTCACGACCCGAGACACCGTCTGCTGCGACACCCCGGCGAGCTTCGCCACGTCGATCATGCGCGGCCCCTGGGAGCGCGAGCCGAGCCGTTCTCCGCGGGTGCTTGTCGTGGAGGCTGAGGCGGCGCGAGGCATCTGCTCATTATGCCCGCCCGGGCGCCGGTCGACAGTCGTCGCCACGGGCGGGCCGCCGCTCACGGCCGGCGGTAGCGCAGCACCTCGGGGTGCCGCTCGTAGGGCCACTCCGCACCCTCGACCATGTAGGAGCGGGTGGTGTAGCTGCCGTCCATCGTCGACGCGAGGCTCGGCGGGCCGTCGAAGCCGATGACGCCCCAGCCCACGCGGTTCTCGTTGCCGCCGTAGACCGGGTCTCCGTAGAAGCCCTGGCGGGTGTTCAGCACGAGGAGGGGGAAGAACTCCAGGAAGTCCTCGTTCACCGGCTGGTTGCCGGCGGGGGCGCCGCCGAGGCCGACCCCCTCGTCGTTCAGCGCGAACCGTCCTGGCTTCGACGCGCCCGAGAGCTCCTCCAGCACGGCGTCCTGCGCCTGTTCGTCGAGCTTGACGAAGGCCGGCGCCCCGCGCTTCTCGGCGAGTGCGTCGAGTTGGCGCACGCCGTCGCGGTAGAAGCCCTGCCGCGCCTCGATGCGCTCCTGCCAGGCCTCCTCCTCGAGTCCCTCCATGCGGAGGAAGCCGTTGCCGTCGGCGGCGGGGAAGATGAACTGCGTGCCGGCGAGCATCCGGTCGATGAAGCGCACCACCTTCGCCTCCCGGGCACCGGGGTGGTGGTCGGTGGGGATGATGCGGGCCGTGGCGGCCTCGACCGTCGCCCACTCGTGCTCGGTGAAGAACAGCGGTTCGTCGTCGTCTCGTGTGGAGATGGGCGCGGTCACCCATTCTGCCTGTCCCATGGTGAAGTCCTTTCTTGAGTCGGTGTCGTCGTCAGTCGGTCGTCCAGCCGTGGCGGTCGACCTGCAGGATGCGGTCGGCGCAGCGCCAGGCGTTCGCCATGATGGTGAGCGCCGGGTTGATGCCCGTGGCGGTGGGGAAGAAGCTGGCGTCGAACACGTAGAGGTTCGGCACCTCGTGCGAGCGGCACCAGCGGTCGACGACCGAGGTGGCCGGGTCGTCGCCCATGCGGGTGGTGCCGAGCTCGTGCGAGGTGTTGCCCGTGATGCGCTCCATGTTCACCGGAACCACCCGGGAGGCGCCCGCCGCCTCGAGGATCTCGCCGTTCTTCTTCACCTGCCAGCGCTCCTGCGCGAAGTCGTTCGCGTGGGGCGTGTGGGTGATGCGCGCGACCGGCAGGCCCCACGCATCCTTCACCGTCGGATCGAGGTCGACCCGGTTGCTCTCGACCGGGAGGTCGTGCAGCAGGATGCCGATCTTCATGCTGTGGTTGAAGAACTCGCGGTCGGCGTCTTTCGCGGCGGCGCCCCAGGTGGGGCGGCCGGGGAAGCTCCAGTTCACCGGGTGCCCGATCATCGAGGGGAAGATGAGCGAGCCCAGGATGTGCCCGCGGCTCTCGTCGGTCTCGTAGAAGTCGAACGAGCACAGGCTCATGTAGTGCCCGGCCCAGCCGTAGAGCGGGTCGTGCACCTCGCGGTCGAACAGACCCACCGAGAACGAGTACTGGTGGAAGGTCGCGTTCTTGCCCACGAGCCCGCTGCCGTTGCCGAGACCGTCGGGATGCTGTGCCGACTTCGACATGAGCAGCAGCCTCGGCGTCTCGATGCCGCCCGCGCAGACGATGACGGCCTTGGCGTACTGCACGAACTCGTCGCCGTCCTCATCCTGATACCGCACCCCGGTGGCCTTGCCGTCGGCGCCGACGAGGATCTCGCTCACGTAGCAGTCGGAGCGGAGGTCGTAGCGGCCGGTGGAGATGGCGTCGGGGATGAAGCTGATGAGCGTCGACGACTTGCCGGTGCCCGGGTCGGGATACTGCTGCCAGAAGCCGTTCTCGCTGAACGGCTGGCGGCCGCGATAGGGCTCGGTGACCATGCCCTGCGGCATGGGGAAGGTGCTGTGGCCGAGCTTGTCCATGGCCGTGGCGAAGGTGCGGCCGATCTGGCTGAGCGTCGAGGGCTTCGTGGGGTAGCCCTTACTGCGGGGAGCCTCCCAGCGGTTCGCTCCGGCGAGACCGGAGGTGCCGAACTCCCATTCCACCCGGGTGTAATAGGGCTCGAGCTCGTCGTAGCTGATGGGCCAGTCGACGAGGCTCGCGCCGGGCACGTCGCCGTGGAGGCTGCGCAGCTTGAAGTCGCTGAGCGCCATGCGCGGCACCATGCCGCCCCAGTGGGTGGTGCCGCCGCCGACGACCTGGGGGGTCGCGGAGAAGTTCGTGATCACGGCCTCCTCGCTGTCGTTCTGGCGGTAGGTGCGGGGCTTCAGCTTCGGGTCTTGCCAGATGAAGTTGCGGTTGAGGAACTTCAGCTCGTCACCGGAGGCGTGCTCGGGCTTCAGCCACGGTCCGCGCTCGAGGCCCACCACGGTGAGGCCGGCCTCGCTCAGCACCTTGGCCGCGGTGGCTCCGCCGGCGCCGGCACCGACGATCACCACGTCGACGGCTTCGGGGTTCTTCTTCCTGGTCATCGTTCGACTCCGTTCTGTCCGACACGGGCGAGCTCGAGGAGCTCGCTCCAGAGGTCTTCGGGGATGGGGGTTTCGAGCAGCTCGACTGTCGCGTCGACACGCTCGGGTCGCGACATGCCGACGATGGTCGAGGCGACCCGCTCGTCGCGCACCGAGAACTGCAGCGCGGCGGCGGCGAGCGGCACGTCGTGCTCGCGGCAGAGGTCTTCCATGCGCTGAACCCGCGCGAGGGTGGCGTCGGAGACCGGCGCGTAGCAGTAGGTGGGCACGACCGACGGGCCCTTCACGAGCATCCCGCCGCCGAAGGGAGCGGCGTTCACGACGGCGACACCGTCGCGGGCGGCTCGCTCGAGCAGCGGTTCGGCCGTCTGGTCGACGAGGGTGAAGCGGTTGTGGCTGATGACCACGTCGAACACCCCGGTGTCGAGGTACTGCAGCTCGAGGTCGATCGGGCCGCCGGCCACGCCGAGGCTCTCGATGACCCCGGCGTCGCGCAGCTCGACGAGCGCCTCGACCGGGCCGCCCGACGCGACCCCCTCCTCGAACGAGATCTTCTCGGGGTCGTGCAGGTACACCAGCTGCAGGCGGTCGAGCCCGAGTCGCTCGAGGCTCTCCTCGACCGACCGCTTGACGCGCTCGCTGGAGAAGTCGGTCGAGCCGGGCAGCGGGTCGACCTTGGTGGCGACCACGAAGCCTTCGGGCACGCCACCCCGATTGCGGATGGCGGTGCCGATGCGGCGCTCACTGTCGCCGCCGCCGTACTCGTTGCTGGTGTCGATGAAGGTGAACGGGCCGTCGAAGACGCGCTCGATGGTGGCGACCGCCGTGTCTTTGTCGACCTCGTAGCCGTACTGGGCGGGGAAGCTGCCGAGGGCGCTCGTGCCCACGCACACGCTCGACACCGAGAAGCCGGTGCGGCCGAGGGGTCGGAGGGATGTCATGATCTCTTCTTTCTCTGTTCGTTGGTTCGTGGTGGGGGCGCGGTGCTGTCACGCCCCAGAAGCTGTGGTGCCACCGGCCGTGGTGGCGCGGGTTCGCGGCCGGCCATGAGTTCGAGCACGTGGTCGACCGCCTGGCGGCCCACCTCGCTGAAGTCGAATCGCACCGTCGAGAGGGCGGGCCTGAAGTACGCCGACTCGGGGATGTCGTCGAAGCCGATGACCGAGACCTCGCCCGGCACCCGCCGACCGGAGTCGACGAGGGCGCGCACCACGCCGAGCGCCATCTGGTCGTTGGCGGCGAAGACCGCGGTCACCGCGCCGTCGAGCGCGAAGCGGAGGCCGGCCTCGTACCCCGACTCGGAGGTCCAGTCGCCTTCGACGGGCGGATGCGCGGGGAGGCCGGCCTCAGACAGTGCCGTCCTCCACCCCTCGAGTCGGGCAGCGGTGCCGAGCCAGCCCGGAGGGCCCGACACGTGGTGCACCGTGCCGTGCCCCAGCGCGATGAGGTGCACGGTGGCGAGCCGCGCCCCCGCCACCTCGTCGGTGGCGATGGTGCCGAGCGTCGCCGGGCCGCCGGGGTGGAAGACGACGAGCGGAACCTCGGGGGAGAGGCCCTCGATGGCGACCAGGGCGGCCTCGAACGGGGCGAGCACGATCACGCCGTCGACCGAGTCGGCCATGAGGTGGTCGAGCGCGTTCTGCATGGCGCCGTGATCGAGTTCGGTGAGGCTCACCAGGTTGGTGGCGTAGCCCGCCCGCCTGGCCTCGTCGACGATGCCGGTGAGGGCGACCGAGGGCCCGAACTGCGCGAGGCCGAAGCTCACGATGCCGATGCTCATGCTCTGCCGGGTGACGAGGGCCCTGGCCGCCGGGTTGCGGCGGTAGCGCAGCCGGTCGACCGCGGTCTCGACGCGTTCGCGCATCTCGGGGGTGACGCTGTCGGAGCCGTTCAGAACGCGCGAGACCGTCTGGTGGGAGACACCGGCGAGCCGCGCCACGTCGATCATCCTGACCTTCCTCCCGTTCGAGGGCTGCTCGCGCGCCATGGCTCAGCGGGCGAGCGCCGCGCGCCGTCCCCGACCGCCGACGAGTTTCGAGAAGAAGCGCGAGATGCGCTGCACCCCTCCCGCGCTCGACAGGAAGACCGCGATCACGATCACCGCGCCCTTGATGACGAGCTGCGGCTCCGACGAGATGCCGACGAGGTTCATGATGTTGATGATCGTGGCGAGCACGAAGACGCCGATCACCGCGCTCACCGGGTCGCCCTTGCCGCCCATCAGCGAGGCGCCACCCACGACCACCGCGGCGATCGCATCCAGCTCGTAGCCCACGCCGATGAGCGAGCTACCCTGCCGCAGCTGGGCCGCGGCGATGAGGCCGGCGAGACCGGCGAGGATGCCGGAGAGCGTGTAGGTGATGATGAGGTTGCGGGACACCGGCAGGCCCGACAGGCGCGCCGCCTCGGGGTTGCCGCCGATGGCGTAGAGCGAGCGGCCGAAGGTGGTGAACTTCGCCACCAGCGCGGCGAGCACGGCGACGACGATGAAGATGACGACGGGGTTGCGCACGCCGAGCACGGTGCCGCTCGAGAAGGCCTGGATGAACGCCTCGTCGAGGATCTGGATGAGGCTCGTCGACTGGATGATGTAGCTGAAGCCCTTGACCGCGCTCATCATGGCGAGCGTGGCGATGAAGGGAGGGATGCGCAGCCACACCACGAGCAGGCCGTTGACGAACCCGGCGGCGGCGCAGCACAGCAGGGTGACGCCCACGGAGAGCCCCGCCGACATCCCCGTCTGGAGGGTGAGCGCGACGATCACCGTCGACATCGCGAGGATCGACCCCACCGAGAGGTCGATGCCTCCGGTGAGGATGACGAAGAACTGGCCCACCGCGAGCACGGCGACGATGGAGGCGGCGGCGATGACGTTCTCGGCGTTCCGCAGCGTGAGGAAGTCGGCCGAGACGTAGTAGCCGACGATGATGATGGCGAGCAGCACCAGCAGCAGGTAGCTCTTGCCGAGCAGGCGCTTGCCGAGGCTGCGCATCCGGTTCGCCGTGCTGGGCCCGGGCGGGGTGGGGGCTGTGCTGTTGCCGACCGGTGGCCGGAGGGTGTTCTGGGACATGGGCTTCTTCGCTCTTCTCAGGAGTAGGTGTGGTGAGTCGTGGGGCTCAGGCGAACCGGCTGAGGATCGCCTTCCCCTGCGGGTCTATCTCGTCGTGGTTGAGCTCGGCGACGACCGAGCCGCGGGCCATCACGAGCACGCGGTCGCACATCATCGCCTCGGTGATCTCGGAGCTCGCGATGATGACGGTGCCGCCGCCGCGGGCGTAGTCGCGGAGGAGCTCGTACATGTCCTCCTTCGCTCCCACGTCGACGCCGCGCGTCGGTTCGTCGCAGATGAGGATGCGCGACTTGCGCACCAGCCAGCGCGCCAGGATGGCCTTCTGCTGGGTGCCGCCGCTGAGGGTCTTGACGGGCTGGTTGACCCCCGAGACCTTCATGCCGAGCCGGGTCACCATGTCGGCGGCGACCCGGCGCTCGCGGCGGGAGTCGATGACGCTCAGGCGGCTGAACGCGGGAAGGCTCGCCAGCGTGATGTTGGCGGCGACCCCGAGATCGGGTACGAATCCCGCCGTCTTGCGGTCTTGGGGGAGCAGGCCGATGCCGCGCCGGATGGCGTCGCGGGGTGCCGCGAGGTCGACCCGCTTGCCGTCGATGCGGATGGATCCGGATGCGCGTCGCCGGGCCCCGGCGAGGAGGCCGGCCAGCTCCGACTGGCCGCTCCCGATGAGCCCCGACATGCCGAGCACCTCGCCGCGCCGCAACTCGAACGACACGTCGTCGACGTGACCCTCGTCGGAGAGGCGGTCGACCGAGAGGATCACCTCCTCGCCGCGGCCCGTCCCGAGGCGGGGTGAGCGCTCGCCGCGCAGCGCCGTCTCGGCGATCGACCCCTCCAGGCTCTTGCCCACCATGGCGGTCACCACGTCGGAGGGGGTCGAGTCTGCGGTGTCGAACTCGGCGGCTGTCGCCCCGTCGCGCAGCACGGTGACCGCGTCGCAGAGCGAGTACACCTCGTCCATGCGGTGCGAGATGAACAGCAGGGTCACGCCCTCGGCCGCCAGCGACCGCAGCACGGTGAACAGCTTCTCGACGTCGGGGCTCGGCAGGGTGGAGGTGGGCTCGTCGAGCAGCAGCACCCTGGCGTCTTTGTGCAGCGCCTTCGCCAGCTCGACGGCCTGCTGCTCGGCGGTGGAGAAGCTGCCCACCGGTGCGCGCACGTCGAGGTCGAAACCGACCCTGGCCAGCGCATCCTGAGCCTCGCGGTACATGCGCGCCCAGTCGACCTTGCCCGCCTGGCGGGGAAGGCGGCCGAGGAAGATGTTCTCGGCGACGGAGAGCGAGGGCACCAGGGAGAGCTCCTGGTAGATGGTGTGGATGCCGGCGTTCTGCGCATCCGTCGGCTCACGGAAGCGCATGTCCTTTCCACCGAGGCGGATGGTGCCGCCGTCGGGGGTCTCGGCGCCGGAGAGCATCTTCACCAGGGTCGACTTGCCCGCCCCGTTCTGGCCGGCGAGGGCGTGGATGGAGCCCTTCGTCACCGAGAACGTCACGCCCTTCAGGGCTTGGACGCCGAGGTAGCCCTTGGTGATGCCGTCGAGCTCGAGCTCGATCGTGCCGCCCCTCATTCCTCGTTCGCCTTCACGTAGGTGTCGTCGGCCACGTAGTAGTCGGCGGCGTTCTCGGGCGTGACGACGGTGGTGTCGATGTAGAGGGTCTTGTCGGGGCACTGCGACTGGTCGTCGTTGAAGGCGGCGAGGGCCATCTTCACGGCGGTGGCGCCCTGGTCCCATGGCTGGTTCGAGGCGGTGGCCTGGAGCGGGCCGGTCGGGTCGTCCATCATCTCCTTCACCGAGACCATGCCGCCGTCGTAGCTGGCCAGGATGATGCCGTCGCCCCAGATGCCCGCCTGCTGGAGGCCCTGCACCACGCCGCCGTTCATGACATCGCTCATGCTGTAGACGATCTTGAGGTCGGGGTTGGCGGTGGCGACGTCGCGGATGGGGGCGAGGGCCTTGTCGGGCTTCCACTCGCCGTACTTCGTGTCGAGGGTGGTGGTCTGGATGCCGGGGTGGGCCTCCATCACCTTGTCGTAGCCCTCGAGGAAGCCGTTGAAGCGCAGGTCGCTCAGCACGTCGCCCGGGAAGCCGCCGATGCCGACGATCTTCACCTCACCGGTGTCGCCGAACTTCTCGAGGGCCTTGTTCGCGGCCACCTCACCGGCGAGCGAGCCGGTGTACTCCTGGTCTTCGGCGACGTAGCAGAACATGTCGGGAACGAGGCTCTCGTCGAGGTTCGAGTTGACCGTCACGAGCGGGATGCCGGCGTCCTTCAGCGCCTGCACCGACGGGCCGACGCCGATGGGGTCGTTGGCGTTCATGACGACGACGTCGACGCCCTTGGTGATGAGGGTCTGCACGTCGGCGTTCTGGCGCACCGTGTCGCCGTTGGCGTCGAGCAGTTCGATGCGGGCGCCGATCTTGTCGGCCTCGGCCTGGCCGCCCTCGACGAGGGTCTTCCACCAGTCGCTGCCGCTGATGCCGCGCTGGCTCCAGCCGATGACGAGGCCGTCGCCGCTGGCTTTGTCTTCGTCGGAGGCGGGGCCGCCGCCGGCGCGGCACCCGGTGAGGGCGAGGGCTGACACGGCGAGAACTGCAGCGCCGGTGACGAGGCGGCCGGTGAACCGGCGTCGGGATGACGTGATCATGAGGACACTCCTTCGTGTGATCTCATCCGCCGGGGATCGGTGCTGACCGATGCGCCTCCGCCGTCGGAGGCTGACGGATCGTTGTGGCGATGTTAGCGCACTATCAGACACATGGCCAAGCAATGCCCCTTCATTTCAGGGTGCTTAATTTCACGCAGGAGTTATGAGTTACCGATCACTCACGCTATTTCAGCGGCGGCGGCGGGGCGCTGCGGAGCGCGGCGGGTTCGACCGCATGTGGTCGCGCACGGCCGACAGCGTGCGCCCGAGCTCGGCCACCTCGCCCGCGTCGATCGGCGCGAGGAAGAGCTTCTTCAGCACCGCGATGTGCCCCGGGAACACCGTGGCGAGCCGGTCGCGGCCGGCCTGCGTGATCGTCACCGTTACGCTGCGCTCGTCCTCGAGCGATGGCGCCCGGGTGACTAGCCCGGCCTTCTCGAGCAGCCCGGCCTGGTGGGTGAGGCCGCTCCTGCTGTAGACGACCCCGTCGGCGAGGTCGGTCATCCGTCTGCTGCCTTCGGGGGAGTCGCCGAGGGTGGCGAGCAGCTGGAACTGCACGTAGCTGAGGTCGCCCGCCTCCTTCAGCTGCTGCTCGACGGCGTGCCGCAGCAGGCTGCTCACCTCGATGAGCGCGAAGTAGGCGCCGAGTTCGGTGGGGTCGAGTGCTGCGTCGGTCGTCTCGTCGGTCATGGTGCCCAGTCTACTTGCTTCGAGATCGAAGCACTGTTACAGTCATGGTAAGTGCTTCGACATCGAAGCAAACGGATGCGCAAGGTATCCCGCCATCAACCAGCGAAGGAGACACATCATGAAGGCAGCACGTTTCCACCAGCACGGGGCCCCCGAGGTTCTGCAGATCGACGACGTCGAGACTCCCGCTCCGGGCGCGGGCGAGGTGCGCATCCGCGTCGCCGCGTCGGCGTTCAACCCGGCCGACAACGGCATCCGGGCGGGGTACCTCCCGATTCCGGTCGAGCTTCCGCACACCCCGGGTTACGACGTCTCCGGCACGGTCGACGCCCTCGGCGAGGGGGTCTCGGGGCTGGCCGTCGGCGACGCGGTCATCGGCTTCCTCCCCATGACGGCGCCGGGTGCCGCCGCCGAGTTCGTCGTCGCCCCTGCTTCGGCACTCGTCGCGGCCCCGACCTCGATCGCTCTCGAAGTCGCGGCGGCGATCCCGTCGGTCTCGCTCACCGCGTGGCAGGCGCTCTTCGACGAGGCGGGCCTGGCTACCGGTCAGCGCATCCTCATCACCGGCGCCGGCGGCACGGTCGGCGGCTTCGCCGTGCAGTTCGCGAAGCGCGCCGGCGCCCACGTCATCGCCACGGCGAGCCCGCGCTCGGCGGCGTCGGTGCGCGCGGCAGGGGCTGACGAGGTGGTCGACCACACGGCATCCTCGGTGCTTTCCGCGCTCTCCGCCCCCGTCGACGTCCTC carries:
- a CDS encoding substrate-binding domain-containing protein codes for the protein MITSSRRRFTGRLVTGAAVLAVSALALTGCRAGGGPASDEDKASGDGLVIGWSQRGISGSDWWKTLVEGGQAEADKIGARIELLDANGDTVRQNADVQTLITKGVDVVVMNANDPIGVGPSVQALKDAGIPLVTVNSNLDESLVPDMFCYVAEDQEYTGSLAGEVAANKALEKFGDTGEVKIVGIGGFPGDVLSDLRFNGFLEGYDKVMEAHPGIQTTTLDTKYGEWKPDKALAPIRDVATANPDLKIVYSMSDVMNGGVVQGLQQAGIWGDGIILASYDGGMVSVKEMMDDPTGPLQATASNQPWDQGATAVKMALAAFNDDQSQCPDKTLYIDTTVVTPENAADYYVADDTYVKANEE
- a CDS encoding NADP-dependent oxidoreductase: MKAARFHQHGAPEVLQIDDVETPAPGAGEVRIRVAASAFNPADNGIRAGYLPIPVELPHTPGYDVSGTVDALGEGVSGLAVGDAVIGFLPMTAPGAAAEFVVAPASALVAAPTSIALEVAAAIPSVSLTAWQALFDEAGLATGQRILITGAGGTVGGFAVQFAKRAGAHVIATASPRSAASVRAAGADEVVDHTASSVLSALSAPVDVLLNLAPLDADEFTALVARVRDGGVVVSTTAWMPTPDDESRSVRSVVVYVRSDADELAQIASLVDSGAVRVEVARRVTLSGLADVHAEATAGTLRGKVIVLPTVN
- a CDS encoding MarR family winged helix-turn-helix transcriptional regulator, which gives rise to MTDETTDAALDPTELGAYFALIEVSSLLRHAVEQQLKEAGDLSYVQFQLLATLGDSPEGSRRMTDLADGVVYSRSGLTHQAGLLEKAGLVTRAPSLEDERSVTVTITQAGRDRLATVFPGHIAVLKKLFLAPIDAGEVAELGRTLSAVRDHMRSNPPRSAAPRRRR